A genome region from Schlesneria paludicola DSM 18645 includes the following:
- a CDS encoding alpha/beta hydrolase family protein, whose protein sequence is MILADEPLAKPRDTVHVGDELSARAKLSRAALDSVPEIFPAESLQVEGVKAFFYRGLDHKRQPTRVFAYYGVPALDESKRHGKLPAMVLIHGGGGTAFDRWVKVWNARGYAAIAMDLCGCVPVGAYGKWERHDHPGPRGWDASFEQLADPIEDQWTFQAVSAVKLAHSLIRSYPEVDADRIGVTGISWGGYLTCIVAGTDPRYQFAVPVYGCGFLGKNSAWLPAFEKLGAEQAKLWLSQWDPSVYLPQVKMPMLWVNGTNDFAYPMDSWQKSTRLSQGTNELCLRVRMPHGHGPAGEDPEEIHVFANSKLRDGKPLALITDQGLDGDSAWATFKSDVPIIKAELNYTLDTGRWQERKWEQMPVAFDGSTGRVSSPIPGGTTVCYFNLFDDRQCAVSSSHLER, encoded by the coding sequence ATGATCTTGGCTGATGAGCCATTGGCCAAACCCCGCGATACGGTTCACGTCGGTGACGAGTTGTCGGCGCGTGCGAAGTTGAGCCGTGCGGCGCTCGACTCGGTCCCTGAAATCTTTCCCGCTGAGTCCTTGCAGGTTGAGGGCGTGAAAGCGTTTTTCTACCGGGGATTGGACCACAAGAGGCAGCCGACACGCGTCTTCGCGTACTACGGCGTGCCTGCCCTTGATGAATCCAAGCGTCATGGCAAATTGCCTGCGATGGTGTTGATACATGGCGGCGGTGGAACGGCATTTGACCGGTGGGTCAAGGTTTGGAACGCGCGTGGCTATGCAGCCATCGCCATGGATTTGTGCGGGTGCGTTCCCGTTGGAGCTTATGGTAAATGGGAACGCCACGACCACCCAGGACCGCGCGGGTGGGATGCCAGTTTCGAACAACTCGCCGATCCCATTGAAGACCAGTGGACCTTTCAGGCCGTCAGCGCGGTGAAGCTCGCGCATTCGTTGATTCGCTCGTATCCCGAAGTGGATGCTGACCGCATCGGTGTGACGGGAATCTCGTGGGGCGGATATCTCACTTGCATCGTGGCGGGGACTGATCCGCGATACCAATTTGCCGTACCCGTCTATGGCTGCGGTTTTCTGGGTAAAAACTCGGCCTGGTTGCCGGCGTTTGAAAAGCTGGGCGCGGAACAGGCGAAGCTTTGGCTCAGTCAGTGGGACCCGTCCGTCTATCTGCCGCAGGTCAAGATGCCGATGCTGTGGGTTAATGGAACGAACGACTTTGCATATCCCATGGATTCCTGGCAAAAGTCCACGCGTTTGTCGCAGGGAACGAACGAGCTCTGCCTACGGGTTCGCATGCCGCACGGGCATGGTCCAGCGGGCGAAGACCCTGAAGAAATCCATGTTTTCGCCAATTCGAAACTTCGAGATGGAAAGCCGCTCGCCCTCATCACCGATCAAGGTCTCGACGGCGATTCCGCTTGGGCGACGTTCAAATCGGACGTGCCGATCATCAAGGCCGAACTGAACTACACGCTGGACACCGGCCGTTGGCAGGAACGAAAGTGGGAGCAGATGCCGGTGGCGTTCGATGGTTCGACTGGTCGGGTTAGTTCGCCGATTCCCGGGGGGACAACCGTCTGCTATTTCAATCTCTTCGATGACCGCCAGTGTGCCGTGAGTTCATCGCATCTCGAGCGATGA
- a CDS encoding prolyl oligopeptidase family serine peptidase, whose amino-acid sequence MRILQSLSMAVALLVIVGSGMADDVPVDCRTTDDIVFGHKDGLALTLDVLEPEKNRKGVGLILVSSGSWASRKSDVPGEESHRMRTDHWAQGLLKGGFTLFVVRHGSSPRYFVPEMIPDMNRAVRFVRSIAKNYGVDPDHLGITSGSSGGHLSLMAAMTGDDGNPESKDPIERVSSRVQCVVAWFPPTDLVNWGAPGGYSLIEFVRPGFFKRVLGEVHDIEPQLKAISPLYLVKSTAPPLLLIHGDSDKTVPLQQSEIMKAKYDELGLPVKLVVQPGGGHSAWPGIMEQYPIVWDWFDKYLK is encoded by the coding sequence ATGCGAATTCTGCAGTCTTTGTCGATGGCCGTGGCCTTGTTGGTAATCGTCGGTTCTGGCATGGCCGACGACGTCCCCGTCGATTGTCGAACCACGGATGATATCGTGTTCGGCCACAAAGATGGGCTTGCCTTGACCTTGGATGTGCTCGAGCCTGAAAAGAATCGTAAAGGGGTCGGATTGATCCTGGTGTCGAGTGGCAGCTGGGCTTCGCGAAAGTCCGATGTTCCCGGTGAAGAATCGCATCGCATGCGAACTGACCATTGGGCGCAAGGGCTGCTCAAGGGGGGCTTCACCTTGTTTGTGGTGCGCCATGGAAGCAGCCCTCGCTATTTTGTGCCCGAGATGATTCCCGACATGAATCGTGCCGTGCGCTTTGTGCGTTCCATTGCCAAAAACTACGGTGTCGATCCCGATCATCTTGGGATTACGAGCGGTTCCTCGGGCGGACACCTTTCGCTGATGGCGGCGATGACGGGTGACGATGGGAATCCTGAATCGAAAGATCCGATCGAACGAGTGAGCAGTCGCGTGCAGTGCGTTGTGGCGTGGTTCCCGCCGACGGATTTGGTGAACTGGGGGGCTCCCGGTGGCTACAGCCTGATCGAGTTTGTGCGACCTGGATTCTTCAAACGCGTCCTGGGGGAAGTTCATGATATCGAACCCCAGCTCAAGGCGATTTCTCCGTTGTATCTTGTCAAATCGACTGCACCACCGTTGTTGCTGATTCACGGCGATAGCGACAAGACAGTGCCGCTGCAGCAGTCGGAAATTATGAAGGCGAAGTACGACGAACTCGGGTTGCCTGTTAAACTAGTCGTTCAACCGGGTGGTGGGCATAGCGCATGGCCGGGGATCATGGAGCAGTACCCCATCGTTTGGGACTGGTTCGACAAGTATCTAAAGTGA
- a CDS encoding PQQ-binding-like beta-propeller repeat protein — translation MTRITSCLMILGFLTTSASSAEPVSSAAWPNWMGPARDGISRETGWKTTWPEDGLPVAWSREIGIGFSSISMADGRLFTMGHVDGEEFVWCLNASNGEVLWSHHYPCGLNDNLHEGGPGSTPTVDGDHVYTVGKEGQLFCLNVQTGKVVWKVMLRADLDVPLPEWGFSSSPVIEGSQLILEAGRVVSYDKLTGKKNWESAPHEAGYGSAAIFPRGDNASMIATLDCDGLRITKLANGEQVAFKSWPSPFRTNSTTPIVDGKFIFISSAYNVGSGLFELDGDSLKEIYTSRDLRNHFNNSILWNGYLYGFDGNSNLGRVVQLTCMNFATGEVAWKQRGMGCGSLMIADGKLLILDEKGSLILANATPTGFEELSRSPFLTGRCWTIPVLLNKRIYGRNAAGHLVCVELPR, via the coding sequence ATGACACGGATCACTTCCTGCCTGATGATTCTCGGATTCTTGACGACCTCAGCGAGTTCCGCCGAACCTGTCAGTTCCGCTGCATGGCCGAATTGGATGGGCCCCGCTCGTGACGGAATCTCCCGGGAAACCGGTTGGAAAACCACATGGCCCGAGGACGGATTGCCGGTGGCTTGGTCACGTGAAATCGGAATTGGATTCAGTTCGATTTCCATGGCTGACGGGCGACTATTCACGATGGGACATGTCGATGGCGAAGAATTCGTCTGGTGCCTGAATGCATCAAATGGCGAGGTTCTCTGGTCGCATCACTATCCCTGCGGCTTAAATGACAATTTGCACGAAGGTGGGCCGGGGTCCACGCCAACCGTCGATGGCGATCACGTCTACACGGTCGGGAAAGAGGGACAGTTGTTTTGCCTGAACGTGCAAACCGGTAAAGTCGTGTGGAAGGTCATGCTGCGCGCGGATCTTGATGTCCCGCTCCCGGAATGGGGCTTTTCCAGTTCACCGGTCATCGAAGGATCACAGCTCATCCTCGAAGCCGGACGGGTTGTGTCGTACGACAAATTGACCGGAAAGAAAAACTGGGAGTCTGCCCCGCACGAAGCCGGTTACGGTTCGGCCGCGATTTTCCCTCGCGGCGACAATGCATCCATGATCGCAACGCTGGATTGCGACGGACTGCGAATCACGAAGCTTGCAAACGGTGAGCAAGTCGCGTTCAAATCCTGGCCTTCTCCATTCCGCACCAATTCGACAACCCCGATCGTCGACGGGAAGTTCATCTTCATTTCTTCTGCCTACAACGTCGGTAGCGGATTGTTCGAACTCGACGGAGATTCATTGAAAGAGATCTACACCAGTCGTGATCTGCGCAACCACTTCAATAACAGCATTCTGTGGAATGGATATCTGTACGGATTTGACGGAAACTCAAACTTGGGCCGCGTCGTTCAACTGACGTGCATGAACTTCGCCACAGGCGAAGTTGCCTGGAAGCAGCGCGGAATGGGTTGCGGATCGCTCATGATTGCCGATGGCAAACTGCTGATCCTGGACGAAAAGGGTTCGCTGATCCTGGCAAACGCAACACCAACGGGCTTCGAGGAACTGAGTCGCTCGCCGTTTTTGACGGGGCGATGCTGGACGATCCCCGTGCTGCTGAACAAGCGCATCTACGGCCGAAACGCAGCAGGTCACTTGGTCTGCGTCGAGTTACCCCGATAA
- a CDS encoding DUF1501 domain-containing protein: MGHSVMDSERHSAHHHLQTAQSPFRPVGDDLIQVGRSRRWFLQTGLAGFGGLSLPGLLKLRSASVQAAEGQISSGEKTPEKKSVILFWLSGGPSQIDMWDPKPDAPTEIRGPYSTISSKIPGVVLSEHLPLQASIADKLSFLRAVDCKTSNHTPITMQAGNPLARRTDDNRDGQGYPSMGSVVAKFRGSNHPDLPPFVGLAPAWAADVWESGHMGASYKPVKGLELVGKFGLPKGIELDRLQDRDHLRRSFDRFRRDLDGQNVLENLDRYHAQAFDMVAGGHVQRAFDMTSETDATRDLYGRNIIGEKAILARRLVEAGVTYVLVSGAWGYFDHHGDSVQWGGIQKGLTPLLPSVDRALYGLVTDLEQRGLLDSTLILMMGEFGRAPVINKDLGRDHWTNVMSMVMAGGGLRHGQAIGSTDYKGFDIQDGLVRPQDLAATVFRHLDIDLASHWISPQGRPTPIVVEGGRPIPELI, translated from the coding sequence ATGGGACATTCCGTGATGGATTCAGAGCGGCACTCGGCACACCACCATCTGCAAACGGCGCAGTCACCGTTCCGGCCCGTTGGAGACGACCTGATTCAAGTTGGTCGATCGCGTCGTTGGTTTCTGCAGACGGGGCTTGCGGGCTTTGGCGGCTTATCGCTTCCCGGTTTGTTGAAGCTACGAAGTGCATCGGTCCAGGCGGCGGAAGGGCAGATCTCCTCAGGCGAGAAAACTCCAGAAAAGAAGTCGGTCATTCTCTTCTGGCTCTCTGGCGGTCCCAGCCAGATTGATATGTGGGATCCCAAACCGGATGCGCCGACAGAGATTCGCGGTCCCTATTCGACGATCAGCTCCAAGATTCCCGGCGTGGTGCTCAGCGAGCATTTGCCACTTCAAGCCAGCATTGCTGACAAATTGTCGTTCCTACGAGCGGTGGACTGCAAAACGAGTAACCACACACCGATTACCATGCAGGCCGGCAATCCGTTGGCTCGGCGAACTGACGATAATCGTGACGGGCAAGGATATCCCTCGATGGGATCGGTTGTCGCGAAATTTCGCGGTTCCAATCATCCCGATCTGCCGCCATTCGTTGGGTTAGCACCAGCATGGGCCGCGGATGTCTGGGAGTCGGGGCATATGGGGGCGTCCTACAAGCCCGTCAAAGGATTAGAGCTTGTTGGCAAATTTGGACTTCCCAAGGGGATTGAGCTTGATCGCCTGCAGGACCGGGATCATTTGCGCCGTTCATTCGACCGGTTTCGCCGTGATCTGGATGGGCAGAACGTCCTGGAGAATCTTGATCGTTACCATGCGCAGGCGTTCGACATGGTGGCGGGCGGACACGTGCAGCGCGCGTTTGATATGACGTCCGAGACGGACGCCACTCGAGATCTCTATGGCCGGAACATCATCGGAGAAAAAGCGATTCTCGCGCGGCGGTTGGTCGAAGCCGGTGTCACGTATGTGCTGGTTAGTGGAGCCTGGGGTTACTTTGATCATCATGGCGATTCTGTCCAATGGGGTGGAATTCAGAAAGGGCTGACACCGCTCTTGCCGAGCGTTGATCGAGCCTTATATGGGCTCGTCACGGATCTCGAGCAGCGCGGGTTGCTTGATTCCACTCTGATTCTGATGATGGGCGAATTTGGTCGCGCACCCGTGATCAATAAAGATCTGGGCCGCGATCATTGGACGAACGTGATGTCGATGGTGATGGCCGGTGGCGGACTGCGGCATGGTCAGGCGATCGGCAGTACCGACTACAAAGGATTCGACATCCAGGACGGTTTGGTTCGGCCGCAGGATCTGGCGGCCACGGTCTTCCGTCATCTGGACATCGATCTGGCCTCGCATTGGATCAGTCCGCAAGGTCGTCCGACACCGATCGTCGTGGAAGGCGGTCGGCCGATCCCGGAGCTGATCTGA
- a CDS encoding DEAD/DEAH box helicase, with amino-acid sequence MKLMKQILNGNKPTVAVALKSLDQFIESDASDSPVSEFEQSTVRSRLAWRLISKNDSELNLSPVEQTASKRGGWNKGRIISWDDVMHRSGLAILPVDFLVLRMGFEISPYLDSRDRHIGKLIEALVGHPHVFLDDLPVTVQQGQVGLSLRENKGSWTLDPAMNRRPIDRFDTFLIDRNGYAVALDERECVVQVARMSPSLAKLVTKFMYTSIPIPVESQSEILKRLPVLEKQIPIGLPSSMEGELTAANETLFLRIDPHPVQGGVVCLEVQPVLGGPFFLPGEGMLEVTGHVDNRRVRVARDHEAERSRANDLTTVLALRRFQQSAPYSWVVASDDDILDLLDLLRQRPENEPIVRWANGPGERKMQVLGEVLPSTLRVDIKDRHDWFGLSGTIELAGHEFPLATLLVAIRGGRRYLDLGKGQFAAISKEFRDRLARVNDILHSNRGKLEFNATAAPVLDDLFDDQMVLKVSKKWRDSLKRLKNASLLEPTVPTTLMAELRDYQVDGYRWLRRLAEWGVGACLADDMGLGKTVQTLAVLLDRREAGPILIVAPVSVGFNWMRETARFAPTLNPILYRDSDREEVVTSLGPGDMLITSYHLMQQHAEHLKQITWGTLVLDEAQAVKNSQTKTAQVARELEAHWRVGLSGTPVENHLGDLWSVFRAISPGLFGSWERFRELFADPIEKAKDPTRTQALSRVIRPFILRRTKSEVLTELPARTEIQLIAEPSEQERRVYEDARLWAVTNLADQTGDVAADQRFQVLAALTKLRQIACHPRLVDQSWKKSSAKLDLFLETIDELRDGRHRALVFSQFTQHLAIVREALDERKIKYQYLDGSTPVKKRQAAVDAFQAGDGDLFLISLKAGGSGLNLTAADYVVHLDPWWNPAVEDQASDRAHRIGQTRPVTVYRLIAKGTIEEKILNLHADKRGLVAGILEGTESAGKLSTKELMDLIKHGRTEA; translated from the coding sequence ATGAAGTTGATGAAACAGATTCTGAATGGAAATAAGCCCACCGTTGCCGTGGCTTTGAAGTCACTCGATCAATTCATTGAATCGGACGCATCTGACTCACCCGTGTCCGAGTTCGAACAATCGACTGTGCGATCCCGTCTGGCATGGCGTTTGATTTCCAAGAATGACAGCGAATTAAATCTTTCTCCTGTTGAGCAAACAGCATCGAAAAGAGGGGGATGGAACAAGGGGCGCATCATCTCTTGGGACGATGTGATGCATCGAAGTGGTCTTGCGATCCTTCCGGTCGATTTTCTCGTCCTTCGCATGGGATTCGAAATCAGTCCCTATTTAGATTCACGCGATAGGCATATCGGAAAATTAATCGAAGCTTTGGTGGGACATCCTCACGTGTTTCTGGATGACTTACCTGTCACGGTGCAACAAGGCCAGGTGGGCTTGTCATTGCGCGAAAACAAGGGAAGCTGGACTCTTGATCCGGCAATGAACCGCCGTCCGATCGATCGATTCGATACGTTCTTGATCGATCGAAACGGCTATGCCGTCGCTCTCGACGAACGTGAATGTGTCGTTCAAGTGGCTCGAATGAGCCCTTCGTTGGCAAAGCTTGTCACAAAGTTCATGTACACGTCGATTCCAATTCCGGTCGAGTCGCAATCGGAAATTCTGAAGCGTTTGCCGGTTCTCGAAAAGCAGATTCCGATTGGTCTGCCCAGTTCGATGGAAGGTGAACTGACTGCCGCAAATGAGACCCTATTCTTGCGAATCGACCCTCATCCTGTCCAAGGCGGCGTCGTCTGTTTGGAAGTCCAACCCGTTTTGGGTGGGCCATTTTTCCTTCCAGGGGAAGGAATGCTTGAAGTTACCGGACATGTTGACAATCGACGAGTGCGCGTGGCCCGAGACCACGAGGCCGAGCGATCCCGGGCGAATGATCTCACGACGGTGCTTGCGTTGCGGCGATTTCAGCAATCGGCACCGTACAGCTGGGTCGTGGCATCGGACGACGACATTCTGGATTTGTTGGATCTGCTGAGGCAGCGGCCAGAAAATGAACCGATCGTGCGGTGGGCGAATGGGCCGGGCGAACGCAAGATGCAGGTTCTGGGCGAAGTTTTGCCCTCAACACTGCGAGTTGACATCAAGGATCGACATGACTGGTTTGGGCTTTCGGGCACGATTGAACTGGCGGGACACGAATTTCCCCTGGCGACACTGCTGGTTGCGATCAGGGGCGGCAGACGATATCTCGATCTTGGCAAGGGCCAGTTCGCTGCGATCTCCAAAGAGTTTCGTGATCGGTTGGCCCGGGTCAATGACATCCTGCATTCGAACCGAGGGAAGCTCGAATTCAACGCGACGGCGGCACCGGTACTCGATGACTTGTTCGATGATCAGATGGTCTTGAAGGTGTCCAAAAAGTGGCGAGACTCGTTAAAGCGGCTCAAGAATGCCAGTCTTCTCGAACCGACCGTGCCGACAACATTGATGGCGGAACTGCGCGACTATCAAGTCGATGGATATCGATGGCTCAGACGACTTGCCGAGTGGGGCGTCGGTGCGTGTCTCGCCGATGACATGGGACTTGGAAAAACCGTTCAGACGCTGGCTGTTTTGTTGGACCGTCGCGAGGCTGGCCCCATTCTGATCGTCGCGCCTGTGTCCGTCGGGTTTAACTGGATGCGCGAAACGGCTCGGTTCGCACCAACGCTCAACCCGATCTTGTATCGGGATAGCGATCGCGAAGAGGTCGTGACGTCTCTTGGCCCGGGTGACATGCTGATCACCAGTTACCATTTGATGCAGCAGCATGCGGAACATCTGAAGCAGATCACGTGGGGAACGCTTGTGCTCGATGAAGCCCAGGCGGTGAAAAACAGCCAGACGAAGACCGCGCAGGTTGCCCGGGAATTGGAAGCGCACTGGCGAGTGGGCTTAAGCGGTACCCCCGTAGAAAATCATCTGGGTGATCTTTGGAGTGTGTTTCGAGCGATCTCACCGGGACTGTTTGGAAGTTGGGAACGCTTTCGCGAATTGTTCGCCGATCCCATTGAGAAAGCAAAGGACCCTACGCGGACCCAGGCGTTGTCGCGGGTGATTCGGCCGTTCATTCTGCGCCGCACGAAAAGTGAAGTTCTGACCGAATTGCCGGCCAGGACCGAGATTCAACTGATCGCGGAGCCCTCCGAACAGGAACGTCGCGTCTACGAAGATGCGCGATTGTGGGCTGTCACGAACCTGGCCGATCAGACGGGGGACGTTGCTGCTGATCAACGTTTTCAAGTTCTGGCGGCGCTCACGAAACTTCGCCAAATTGCCTGTCATCCACGGCTGGTCGATCAAAGCTGGAAGAAATCCTCCGCCAAACTCGACTTGTTCCTGGAAACGATCGACGAATTGCGAGATGGACGTCATCGAGCCCTTGTGTTCAGCCAGTTCACTCAACATCTGGCAATCGTGCGGGAAGCACTCGATGAGCGAAAGATCAAGTATCAGTACTTGGACGGCTCAACACCGGTCAAAAAGCGACAGGCAGCCGTTGACGCGTTTCAAGCGGGGGACGGAGATCTATTTTTGATCTCGCTCAAGGCGGGTGGATCAGGACTCAACCTGACGGCGGCCGACTATGTTGTTCATCTCGATCCCTGGTGGAATCCCGCTGTCGAAGATCAAGCGTCGGATCGTGCGCATCGCATCGGTCAAACTCGCCCCGTGACGGTTTATCGACTGATTGCGAAAGGAACGATCGAAGAAAAAATCTTGAATCTGCACGCGGACAAGCGAGGGCTCGTGGCGGGGATTCTCGAAGGAACTGAAAGTGCCGGTAAGCTTTCCACGAAGGAACTGATGGACCTGATCAAACACGGTCGAACTGAAGCGTGA
- a CDS encoding class I SAM-dependent methyltransferase, protein MHTSYDAAAGVYDFVVDYRSRPDVPFFVEGAESSPGKILELGCGTGRVLIPVARAGCSIVGLDQSTEMLAVCKQKLRREPTDVQSRVSLIQGDMRTFELADRFSLIMFPFRPFQHLVEIDEQLTCLACARRHLNDDGRLVLDVFNPSLTSLTRDNLGRIEVAGPEFHLPDGRHVIHLERIVARDLIKQILSIELIYDVINAKGDTQRVVHAFEMRYFFRYELEHLFARAGFAIEATYGDYHYHPFSATHSNDMVFVLRKSL, encoded by the coding sequence ATGCACACTTCTTACGATGCTGCAGCGGGTGTGTACGATTTCGTCGTTGATTACCGATCGCGACCCGACGTCCCCTTCTTCGTCGAGGGTGCCGAATCGAGTCCCGGAAAGATTCTGGAACTGGGATGCGGTACCGGACGAGTCCTGATTCCTGTTGCCCGCGCAGGGTGTTCGATTGTCGGACTCGATCAGTCAACCGAAATGCTGGCCGTCTGCAAACAAAAGCTGCGACGTGAGCCGACCGACGTCCAATCACGCGTTTCCCTGATCCAGGGTGATATGCGGACTTTCGAGTTAGCTGACAGATTCTCGCTCATCATGTTCCCTTTTCGGCCGTTTCAGCATCTGGTCGAAATCGACGAGCAACTCACTTGCCTCGCATGCGCTCGGCGGCATCTGAATGACGATGGTCGCCTGGTGCTGGATGTCTTCAACCCTTCTTTGACGTCATTGACACGCGACAACTTGGGACGGATAGAGGTCGCCGGACCGGAATTTCATCTTCCCGACGGACGCCACGTAATCCATCTGGAAAGAATCGTCGCGCGAGACCTGATCAAACAGATCTTATCGATCGAACTGATCTATGACGTGATCAATGCCAAAGGTGACACTCAACGAGTGGTCCATGCCTTCGAGATGCGTTACTTCTTCCGATACGAACTCGAGCACTTGTTTGCGCGTGCCGGATTCGCGATCGAAGCGACCTATGGCGACTACCACTACCATCCGTTTTCGGCGACTCATTCGAACGACATGGTGTTTGTGCTGCGAAAGTCACTGTAG
- a CDS encoding YheT family hydrolase: MTATPSTSADLQANVLGGQRPNFLPPWVFRNNHFQTLAGAYVFGRWRSGRLLPTDRSSSGEVLVDNDDRLAFQDDCPAGWVTGDRVVVLGHGLSGSHASPYMVRIAHQLYSRGVRTVRLDWRGSGAGVGLARYPYHSGRSDDLRATILEVGRRCPGSPISVVGFSMGGNITLKMLGEAGARQEVLPGVDRAVSVCPPIDLATTIDFLKFGLARWYDAYFAKSCTRDVRYRKRVRPDAIIPEGWFNRPPRTMHEFDDTFTAPVCGFASADDYYRKCSAKQFLPTIKIPTLILATKDDPVVPYTPFEDAVLSEFTELHATRYGGHMGFVATRGVGWMDQQVISWIMDGM, translated from the coding sequence ATGACCGCGACTCCCTCGACGTCTGCAGATTTGCAAGCGAATGTGCTTGGTGGCCAACGCCCGAACTTTTTGCCGCCGTGGGTGTTTCGCAATAATCATTTTCAAACGCTGGCCGGCGCTTATGTTTTTGGTCGCTGGCGAAGTGGGCGCCTATTGCCCACCGATCGATCGAGTTCGGGTGAAGTTCTGGTCGACAATGACGACCGTCTGGCGTTTCAAGATGATTGTCCCGCGGGATGGGTCACTGGCGATCGTGTCGTCGTGCTAGGGCATGGACTCTCTGGCAGCCATGCGAGTCCCTACATGGTGCGGATTGCGCATCAGCTTTATTCTCGGGGCGTCAGAACTGTACGCCTCGACTGGCGTGGAAGCGGGGCAGGGGTTGGTTTGGCGCGGTATCCGTATCACAGCGGTCGTTCGGACGACTTGCGTGCGACGATTCTGGAAGTCGGACGCCGTTGCCCGGGATCACCGATCAGTGTTGTCGGGTTTTCCATGGGCGGGAATATCACACTGAAGATGCTGGGAGAAGCGGGGGCGCGCCAGGAAGTTCTCCCTGGAGTTGATCGAGCCGTTTCCGTCTGTCCGCCGATCGATCTGGCGACGACCATTGATTTTCTGAAGTTTGGGCTGGCACGCTGGTACGACGCCTATTTTGCGAAATCCTGCACGCGCGATGTTCGTTATCGCAAGCGGGTACGACCAGATGCGATCATTCCAGAGGGTTGGTTCAATCGACCACCGCGAACGATGCACGAATTTGACGACACGTTCACCGCTCCCGTTTGCGGATTCGCCTCGGCGGATGACTACTATCGGAAATGCAGCGCGAAGCAGTTTCTCCCGACGATCAAGATTCCGACGCTGATTCTGGCCACCAAAGACGATCCTGTTGTGCCTTACACCCCGTTTGAAGACGCCGTTCTGTCGGAATTTACGGAGTTGCATGCGACACGATACGGCGGTCACATGGGTTTCGTCGCGACGCGCGGCGTCGGGTGGATGGACCAGCAGGTTATTAGTTGGATCATGGACGGAATGTAA